In Salmonella enterica subsp. enterica serovar Typhimurium str. LT2, a single window of DNA contains:
- a CDS encoding Gifsy-2 prophage Clp protease-like protein (similar to E. coli ATP-dependent proteolytic subunit of clpA-clpP serine protease, heat shock protein F21.5 (AAC73540.1); Blastp hit to AAC73540.1 (207 aa), 29% identity in aa 73 - 203) → MKTTVAAIKMPPVMTAGNGRGEGSSNSWYSIRAAANNTAEVRIYDEIGGWGISARWFAEELAALGQINRINLHIHSPGGAVLDGIAIYNLLKNHPAQKTVYIDGMACSMASAIAMVGNPIIMPENAMMMIHKPRGVAGGEAEDIREYADLLDKIESVIIPIYTEKTGKTPEDIAAMLAKETWMSGAECVSEGFADKLIQPVKAMACIHSKRVEEFEHMPQSIKGMIIAPQGNAGAQPQPQAKAPESQIQSQAQSLVTVDENAIRARLQEEQRNRITGIQNVFSLSGDRYASLMAKCIADVDCSLEMAKDRLLAEMAKGITPTNQLNGPQNRAEFHAGMYTGNGNITGDAVRAAVMARAGYEEAQKDNPYNCMTLRELARISLVARGTGVSSMNPMQMIGMAFTHSTSDFGNILLDVANKSILQGWQEAPETFDAWTKKGQLSDFRIAHRVGMGGFSSLRQVREGAEYKYVTTGDKQATIALATYGELFSITRQAIINDDMNMLTDVPMKLGRAAKATIADLVYDVLISNQKLSSDNVALFDKTKHANVLEKAVMDVASLDKARQLMRMQKEGDRHLNIRPAFVLVPTAMESVSNQVIKSVSVKGADINAGIINPVKDFATVIAEPRLDDASQSTFYLTAAKGSDTVEVAYLNGVDEPYIDQQEGFTVDGVTTKVRIDAGVAPVDYRGMVKCTV, encoded by the coding sequence GTGAAGACAACAGTGGCGGCGATAAAAATGCCGCCGGTGATGACAGCAGGGAACGGACGCGGGGAGGGAAGCAGTAATAGCTGGTATTCCATCAGGGCTGCAGCCAATAACACGGCGGAAGTCCGCATTTATGACGAGATTGGTGGATGGGGAATTTCGGCTCGCTGGTTTGCAGAAGAACTGGCTGCACTGGGACAGATTAACCGGATAAATCTGCATATTCATTCACCTGGCGGAGCAGTACTGGACGGAATAGCCATTTATAACCTCCTGAAAAATCATCCGGCGCAAAAAACGGTGTATATCGATGGAATGGCCTGCTCAATGGCATCCGCTATTGCGATGGTAGGTAATCCCATCATTATGCCGGAAAACGCCATGATGATGATTCATAAGCCGCGCGGAGTGGCGGGGGGTGAGGCGGAGGATATCCGGGAATATGCTGACCTGCTTGACAAGATCGAAAGCGTCATTATCCCCATCTATACCGAAAAAACTGGAAAAACGCCTGAAGATATTGCTGCCATGCTGGCAAAGGAGACCTGGATGAGCGGCGCGGAGTGCGTCAGTGAAGGGTTTGCCGACAAACTGATACAGCCTGTAAAAGCAATGGCCTGTATTCATTCAAAACGTGTTGAGGAGTTTGAGCATATGCCACAGAGCATTAAAGGTATGATTATCGCCCCGCAGGGCAATGCAGGCGCGCAACCGCAGCCACAGGCAAAAGCCCCTGAGTCACAGATTCAGTCGCAGGCTCAGTCGCTGGTGACTGTAGATGAAAATGCCATTCGCGCACGCCTGCAGGAAGAACAGCGTAACCGTATCACCGGCATTCAGAATGTGTTTTCACTTTCCGGCGATCGTTATGCCTCGCTGATGGCAAAGTGCATTGCTGATGTGGATTGCTCTCTGGAAATGGCGAAGGACAGACTGTTGGCCGAGATGGCGAAAGGTATTACGCCGACTAACCAGCTGAATGGTCCGCAGAATCGCGCAGAGTTTCATGCCGGGATGTATACCGGAAACGGTAATATTACCGGCGACGCCGTTCGCGCTGCCGTGATGGCCCGCGCAGGCTATGAAGAAGCGCAGAAGGATAACCCGTACAACTGTATGACCCTGCGTGAACTGGCGCGAATTTCGCTGGTGGCGAGGGGTACAGGCGTGTCCAGCATGAATCCCATGCAGATGATCGGCATGGCATTTACGCACAGCACCTCCGATTTCGGTAACATTCTGCTGGATGTTGCAAACAAGTCCATTCTGCAGGGCTGGCAGGAAGCGCCGGAAACCTTCGATGCCTGGACCAAAAAAGGACAGTTGTCTGATTTCAGGATTGCGCACCGTGTGGGTATGGGGGGATTCAGTTCACTGCGTCAGGTTCGTGAAGGAGCGGAATACAAATACGTCACCACAGGGGATAAACAGGCGACCATTGCGCTCGCTACCTATGGGGAGCTGTTCAGCATTACCCGCCAGGCCATCATCAATGATGATATGAATATGCTGACGGATGTCCCGATGAAGCTGGGACGTGCGGCAAAAGCCACCATTGCCGATCTGGTTTATGACGTTCTCATCAGTAACCAGAAACTGTCCAGTGATAATGTGGCGCTGTTTGACAAGACGAAACACGCAAACGTCCTTGAAAAAGCCGTTATGGATGTGGCGTCCCTGGATAAAGCGCGCCAGCTAATGCGGATGCAGAAAGAGGGCGATCGCCACCTCAATATCCGTCCGGCATTTGTACTGGTGCCGACGGCGATGGAGTCTGTTTCAAATCAGGTGATTAAATCTGTCAGTGTCAAGGGGGCGGATATTAACGCCGGGATCATTAACCCGGTGAAAGATTTCGCCACGGTGATCGCGGAGCCTCGTCTTGATGACGCCAGTCAGTCCACTTTCTATCTTACTGCAGCAAAAGGCAGCGATACCGTTGAGGTGGCTTACCTTAACGGCGTGGATGAGCCGTATATCGACCAGCAGGAAGGATTCACGGTGGATGGCGTAACCACGAAAGTTCGTATTGATGCGGGCGTTGCGCCGGTGGATTATCGCGGCATGGTGAAATGCACCGTATAA
- a CDS encoding Gifsy-2 prophage protein → MEERVIGAKGIIVEPQPLTVAGTLNNALAEQIRARWAEWSVSPDVTGQYTRPVLERLLLRTWLRDGEVFSQMVAGKMPGLEPVAGVPFWLEAMEPDYVPMEQTDSTNNLIQGIYFNDWQRPKSYIVCKSWPGFATAMVATKLIDAENMLHLKFTRRLNQARGVTLLAPVIIRLLDLKEYEDSERLAARISAAFAMFIRRSDAMVQDGDAPDYADKDRDLDIEPGTILKDLLPGEDIGTIKSDRPNANLESFRMGQLRAVAAGVRGSFSSIARNYDGTYSAQRQELVEAQEGYAILQDNFIAAVSRPVYRRWLATAITAGVIDVPTDTDMATLFNAVYSGPVMPWIDPLKEANAWRILIRGGAATESDWVRARGGAPAEVKRRRKAEIDENRKLGLVFDTDPAHDPGEQDNAGSEDNSGGDKNAAGDDSRERTRGGKQ, encoded by the coding sequence ATGGAAGAGCGCGTTATCGGGGCTAAGGGGATCATCGTTGAGCCACAACCACTGACGGTGGCCGGAACGCTGAATAACGCGCTGGCGGAACAAATCCGCGCCAGATGGGCAGAGTGGTCCGTGTCGCCGGACGTGACCGGACAATATACGCGCCCGGTACTGGAGCGCCTTTTGTTACGCACATGGTTGCGGGACGGGGAGGTGTTCTCCCAGATGGTGGCGGGAAAAATGCCGGGGCTTGAGCCGGTGGCGGGCGTACCGTTCTGGCTTGAGGCGATGGAACCGGATTATGTCCCGATGGAACAGACGGACAGTACAAATAATCTGATTCAGGGGATCTATTTTAACGACTGGCAAAGGCCAAAAAGTTACATCGTCTGTAAATCCTGGCCGGGATTTGCCACCGCTATGGTGGCCACCAAGCTTATCGATGCAGAAAATATGCTGCATCTTAAATTCACCCGTCGCCTGAATCAGGCGCGGGGCGTCACGCTGCTGGCGCCGGTTATTATCCGGCTGCTGGATCTGAAGGAGTATGAGGACAGTGAAAGGCTGGCCGCGCGTATTTCGGCGGCTTTTGCCATGTTTATCCGGCGCAGTGACGCAATGGTACAGGATGGTGACGCGCCAGATTATGCGGATAAAGACCGCGATCTGGATATTGAACCCGGCACCATTCTGAAAGACCTGTTGCCGGGAGAGGATATCGGCACCATCAAATCTGACAGGCCAAATGCCAACCTGGAGTCTTTCCGTATGGGGCAACTGCGGGCGGTTGCCGCAGGTGTACGCGGAAGTTTTTCTTCTATTGCTAGAAACTACGACGGCACCTACAGCGCCCAGCGTCAGGAGCTGGTGGAGGCTCAGGAGGGATACGCCATTCTACAGGATAATTTTATTGCTGCCGTCAGTCGCCCGGTTTACCGGCGATGGCTGGCGACGGCGATTACGGCGGGTGTGATAGATGTGCCGACGGACACGGACATGGCGACCCTGTTTAATGCCGTGTATTCCGGTCCGGTTATGCCGTGGATAGATCCGCTGAAAGAGGCGAATGCCTGGAGGATACTGATACGCGGCGGGGCGGCAACAGAGAGTGACTGGGTGCGTGCCCGTGGCGGCGCACCTGCTGAAGTGAAACGCCGCCGTAAGGCGGAAATTGACGAAAACCGTAAGCTGGGACTGGTATTTGATACTGATCCGGCACATGACCCGGGGGAACAGGATAATGCCGGAAGTGAAGACAACAGTGGCGGCGATAAAAATGCCGCCGGTGATGACAGCAGGGAACGGACGCGGGGAGGGAAGCAGTAA
- a CDS encoding Gifsy-2 prophage ATP-binding sugar transporter-like protein: MADLFDGMKRRMDALIAERFGMKVNINGTDCIVVESDFLAELGPVEGNGKNVVVFSGNVIPRRGDRVVLRGSEFTVTRIRRFNGKPQLTLEENNGGKGA; this comes from the coding sequence ATGGCTGACCTTTTTGACGGGATGAAAAGGCGCATGGATGCACTTATCGCAGAACGCTTCGGCATGAAGGTCAACATCAACGGGACTGACTGCATAGTGGTGGAGTCTGATTTTCTGGCTGAACTGGGGCCTGTTGAAGGAAACGGAAAAAACGTAGTGGTGTTTTCAGGCAACGTTATCCCGCGCCGGGGAGACAGGGTGGTACTGCGGGGCAGTGAGTTTACCGTGACCCGTATCCGGCGTTTTAACGGTAAGCCACAACTGACTCTGGAGGAGAACAATGGAGGTAAAGGGGCTTAA
- a CDS encoding Gifsy-2 prophage probable minor tail protein encodes MEVKGLKEAISVLKELDRGYVTRAKIRAINRVAKRVVSVSVRSAAALVVAGDNRRQGIPVRTVRRRARVRLARADKPFANIYVNCDPLTAIRLLSSPPSTPMRGRKGKPLRIGKYRFDRGFIAQAPNGWWQVFERSGAGRYPLNVVKIPVADALRHAFNTQVVLQMKTEMPKELKHEISYELRRFTKK; translated from the coding sequence ATGGAGGTAAAGGGGCTTAAAGAGGCCATTTCAGTACTTAAAGAACTTGATCGTGGATATGTGACCCGGGCAAAAATTCGGGCCATTAACCGGGTGGCAAAACGGGTGGTCAGCGTGTCAGTTCGCAGTGCTGCTGCTTTGGTGGTGGCCGGAGACAACCGACGGCAGGGTATTCCCGTCAGAACGGTAAGACGTCGCGCCAGAGTCAGGCTGGCCAGAGCGGACAAGCCTTTTGCCAACATTTATGTGAACTGTGATCCGCTGACTGCCATCAGGTTACTGAGTTCGCCACCATCAACCCCGATGAGGGGGAGAAAAGGTAAGCCGCTACGTATAGGAAAATACCGTTTTGACCGGGGGTTTATTGCGCAGGCTCCGAACGGATGGTGGCAGGTATTTGAGCGTTCCGGTGCCGGAAGATACCCACTTAATGTGGTGAAAATCCCGGTTGCTGATGCATTGCGCCATGCGTTCAACACGCAGGTTGTTTTACAGATGAAAACGGAGATGCCCAAAGAGCTGAAGCATGAAATCAGTTATGAACTGAGGAGATTCACTAAAAAA
- a CDS encoding Gifsy-2 prophage putative RecA/RadA recombinase, which produces MAKNYVEDGKTIEIVATTSLKSGDLVQVGDMFAVAVTDIAAGSAGTGIAEGVFSIPKLTTEDIAVGKKVYLKDNVVQTDATGSLPYVGVVWAPAANGDETVPVKING; this is translated from the coding sequence GTGGCTAAGAATTACGTGGAAGACGGCAAAACGATTGAAATTGTGGCGACCACGTCACTAAAGAGCGGAGATCTGGTACAGGTCGGCGATATGTTCGCTGTGGCTGTTACCGATATTGCCGCCGGGAGCGCCGGAACCGGCATCGCAGAAGGGGTATTCAGCATACCAAAACTGACAACAGAGGATATTGCCGTCGGGAAAAAAGTGTATCTGAAGGATAACGTGGTTCAGACGGATGCAACCGGCAGCCTGCCGTATGTCGGGGTGGTATGGGCGCCAGCGGCAAACGGTGATGAAACCGTTCCGGTAAAAATTAATGGCTGA